A genomic region of Venturia canescens isolate UGA chromosome 7, ASM1945775v1, whole genome shotgun sequence contains the following coding sequences:
- the LOC122413480 gene encoding SH3 domain-containing protein C23A1.17-like has product MVYNKVCLCGMHEWDPRFGRQVLDLPLPAFAGIEEPPPAPAPSPASAPAPSPAPAPSPAPASEEGKRSILEDDLFLSEDDNPPAPKMKQPSGDVKRKSILIPPLKAAPSRKRVRIIVPKGPAKENADPWVRKSTAPLRPPTTAQRLLKCIKNIKKI; this is encoded by the exons ATG GTGTACAACAAGGTGTGCTTGTGCGGCATGCACGAGTGGGATCCCCGCTTCGGCCGGCAGGTGCTGGACCTCCCGCTGCCGGCATTTGCGGGGATTGAGGAGCCACCACCCGCACCAGCACCATCCCCAGCATCAGCACCAGCACCATCACCAGCACCAGCACCATCACCGGCACCAGCATCGGAGGAGGGGAAAAGGTCTATCCTCGAGGACGACCTCTTCCTCTCCGAAGATGATAACCCTCCCGCTCCAAAAATGAAGCAGCCCTCAGGGGATgttaaaagaaaatcaattcttatCCCTCCCCTGAAGGCTGCTCCATCTAGGAAGAGGGTGCGTATTATCGTACCCAAGGGCCCTGCTAAAGAAAACGCCGACCCTTGGGTACGCAAAAGCACAGCACCGTTGAGACCACCCACTACGGCTCAACGGTTGCTTAAatgtattaaaaatattaaaaaaatttaa